The proteins below are encoded in one region of Methanofollis aquaemaris:
- a CDS encoding V-type ATP synthase subunit D has translation MALRDVKPTRSELIDIKRKIKLSERGYNILKMKRDGLILEFFKVLKEAKDTRGEMLRKYQHAQEMIALANTVEGTIGVKAAAFSVKENPEITLKSKNIMGVVVPQIEATKVRKNLLERGYGVLGSKSVIDETAEAYEELVEAILESAEIETTMKRLLDEIDHTKRRVNALEFKVIPELKEAAAFIKMRLDEMEREELFRLKRIKAKAMVKAEAEAAAEAEAAV, from the coding sequence ATGGCGCTCAGAGATGTCAAGCCGACGAGGTCAGAGCTGATCGACATCAAACGCAAGATCAAGCTCTCCGAGCGCGGCTACAACATCCTCAAGATGAAGCGCGACGGGCTGATCCTTGAGTTCTTCAAGGTGCTGAAAGAGGCGAAGGACACCCGGGGCGAGATGCTGCGCAAGTACCAGCATGCCCAGGAGATGATCGCCCTTGCAAACACGGTCGAAGGGACGATCGGGGTAAAGGCTGCGGCTTTCTCTGTCAAGGAGAACCCCGAGATCACCCTCAAGTCCAAGAACATCATGGGCGTTGTCGTCCCCCAGATCGAGGCAACGAAGGTCAGAAAGAACCTGCTCGAGCGCGGCTACGGTGTGCTCGGCAGCAAGTCGGTCATCGACGAGACGGCCGAGGCCTACGAGGAACTTGTCGAGGCGATCCTCGAGAGTGCCGAGATCGAGACGACGATGAAGCGCCTGCTGGACGAGATCGACCACACCAAGCGGCGTGTCAACGCCCTTGAATTCAAGGTGATCCCTGAGTTGAAGGAAGCCGCTGCGTTCATCAAGATGCGGCTCGATGAGATGGAACGTGAAGAACTCTTCCGTCTCAAAAGGATCAAGGCAAAAGCGATGGTTAAGGCTGAGGCCGAGGCTGCGGCCGAGGCCGAGGCCGCCGTATAA